A genome region from Streptomyces sp. NBC_01296 includes the following:
- a CDS encoding Lrp/AsnC family transcriptional regulator, producing the protein MHSEVVVSRSADSRNRQPSPSVDAVSLAIIEQLQEDGRRPYAAIGKAVGLSEAAVRQRVQKLLDQGVMQIVAVTDPLTVGLRRQAMVGINVEGDLDPVADALTQMAECEYVVMTAGSFDLMVEIVCEDDDHLLETINKKIRALPGVRSTESFVYLKLKKQTYMWGTR; encoded by the coding sequence GTGCACAGTGAGGTCGTGGTCAGTCGAAGCGCAGATTCCAGGAACAGACAACCGTCCCCTTCGGTCGATGCTGTGTCCCTGGCGATCATCGAGCAACTGCAGGAGGACGGGCGCCGTCCCTACGCAGCGATCGGCAAGGCCGTCGGCCTGTCGGAGGCGGCTGTGCGCCAGCGCGTGCAGAAGCTGCTCGACCAGGGCGTCATGCAGATCGTCGCCGTCACCGACCCGCTCACCGTGGGCCTGCGACGCCAGGCCATGGTCGGCATCAACGTCGAGGGAGACCTCGACCCGGTGGCCGACGCACTGACCCAGATGGCCGAGTGCGAGTACGTGGTCATGACCGCGGGCTCGTTCGACCTGATGGTGGAGATCGTCTGCGAGGACGACGACCACCTGCTGGAGACGATCAACAAGAAGATCCGCGCGCTCCCCGGCGTGCGATCAACCGAAAGCTTCGTTTATCTGAAGCTGAAGAAGCAGACCTACATGTGGGGAACTCGATAG
- a CDS encoding aspartate aminotransferase family protein, whose translation MSQDLSKTAYDHLWMHFTRMSSYENSPVPTIVRGEGTYIFDDKGKRYLDGLAGLFVVNAGHGRKELAEVAYKQAQQLAFFPIWSYAHPQAVELAERLAGYAPGDLNKVFFTTGGGEAVETAWKLAKQYFKLQGKHTKYKVISRAVAYHGTPQGALSITGLPALKAPFEPLVPGAHKVPNTNIYRAPIYGDDPEAFGRWCADQIEQEILFEGADTVAAVFLEPVQNAGGCFPPPPGYFQRVREICDEYDVLLVSDETICAFGRLGTMFACDKFDYIPDMITCAKGMTSGYSPIGACIVSDRIAEPFYKGGNTFLHGYTFGGHPVSSAVALANLDIFDKEGLNQHVLDNEDAFFSTLKKLHDLPIVGDVRGNGFFYGIELVKDKVTKESFTDEETERVLYGFLSKALFENGLYCRADDRGDPVIQLAPPLIADQGTFDEIEGILRSVLTEAWTKL comes from the coding sequence GTGAGCCAGGACCTCTCCAAGACCGCGTACGACCACCTGTGGATGCACTTCACCCGCATGTCGTCGTACGAGAACTCCCCCGTCCCCACCATCGTGCGGGGTGAGGGCACCTACATCTTCGACGACAAGGGCAAGCGCTACCTGGACGGTCTCGCCGGACTGTTCGTGGTCAACGCCGGTCACGGCCGCAAGGAACTGGCCGAGGTCGCCTACAAGCAGGCGCAGCAACTCGCGTTCTTCCCCATCTGGTCGTACGCGCACCCCCAGGCCGTCGAGCTGGCCGAGCGCCTCGCCGGCTACGCCCCGGGCGACCTGAACAAGGTCTTCTTCACCACCGGCGGCGGCGAGGCCGTCGAGACCGCGTGGAAGCTCGCCAAGCAGTACTTCAAGCTGCAGGGCAAGCACACCAAGTACAAGGTCATCTCCCGCGCGGTCGCCTACCACGGCACCCCGCAGGGCGCCCTGTCCATCACCGGCCTACCGGCCCTGAAGGCCCCCTTCGAGCCGCTGGTCCCCGGCGCGCACAAGGTGCCGAACACCAACATCTACCGCGCCCCCATCTACGGCGACGACCCCGAGGCCTTCGGCCGCTGGTGCGCCGACCAGATCGAGCAGGAGATCCTGTTCGAGGGCGCCGACACCGTCGCCGCCGTCTTCCTCGAGCCGGTGCAGAACGCCGGCGGCTGCTTCCCGCCGCCGCCCGGGTACTTCCAGCGGGTCCGCGAGATCTGCGACGAGTACGACGTGCTGCTCGTCTCCGACGAGACGATCTGCGCCTTCGGCCGCCTCGGCACGATGTTCGCCTGTGACAAGTTCGACTACATCCCGGACATGATCACCTGCGCCAAGGGCATGACCTCGGGCTACTCCCCGATCGGTGCCTGCATCGTCTCGGACCGCATCGCCGAGCCGTTCTACAAGGGCGGCAACACCTTCCTGCACGGCTACACCTTCGGCGGACACCCGGTGTCCTCCGCGGTGGCCCTCGCCAACCTCGACATCTTCGACAAGGAAGGCCTCAACCAGCACGTGCTGGACAACGAGGACGCCTTCTTCTCGACGCTGAAGAAGCTGCACGACCTGCCGATCGTCGGCGACGTCCGCGGCAACGGCTTCTTCTACGGCATCGAGCTCGTCAAGGACAAGGTCACCAAGGAGTCCTTCACGGACGAGGAGACCGAGCGCGTGCTCTACGGCTTCCTCTCCAAGGCGCTCTTCGAGAACGGCCTGTACTGCCGTGCCGACGACCGTGGCGACCCGGTCATCCAGCTGGCCCCGCCGCTGATCGCGGACCAGGGCACCTTCGACGAGATCGAGGGCATCCTGCGCTCGGTGCTCACCGAGGCGTGGACCAAGCTGTAA
- a CDS encoding ABC transporter ATP-binding protein gives MYAMVAPPDNAPPDNDVLWARSVHYSHSGSPGLIGVSVGVRQGEILALTGPRGSGKTTLLRCLAGHAVPEQGEIWFNSVPVHTMGALARERLRRDRFGWIGPDPRLLPELKVWENAALPLLVAGASHRTAKAAACEWLDRLDIGGFARKRPRALTRAESQRVALARALVNEPAVVFADEPTAPLHRAERSLLLRTLTTAARSHEITVVLATHDEETAAVADRRVALLDGRPAGTAAAVGGPSDETPEGQAACSLSA, from the coding sequence GTGTACGCCATGGTGGCTCCACCGGACAACGCCCCACCGGACAATGACGTCCTCTGGGCACGGTCCGTTCACTACTCCCACAGCGGTTCCCCCGGCCTCATCGGGGTCTCGGTCGGCGTCCGCCAGGGCGAGATCCTGGCCCTGACCGGCCCGCGCGGCAGCGGCAAGACCACGCTGCTGCGCTGCCTGGCCGGACACGCGGTGCCCGAGCAGGGCGAGATCTGGTTCAACAGCGTGCCCGTCCACACGATGGGCGCGCTGGCCCGCGAGCGGCTGCGCCGCGACCGGTTCGGCTGGATCGGCCCCGATCCCCGGCTGCTGCCCGAGCTCAAGGTGTGGGAGAACGCCGCCCTGCCCCTGCTGGTGGCCGGCGCCTCCCACCGCACCGCCAAGGCCGCCGCCTGCGAATGGCTGGACCGCCTCGACATCGGCGGCTTCGCCCGCAAGCGCCCGCGCGCCCTGACCCGCGCCGAATCCCAGCGGGTCGCCCTCGCCCGGGCCCTGGTCAACGAGCCCGCCGTGGTCTTCGCCGACGAGCCCACCGCCCCGCTGCACCGCGCCGAGCGCTCCCTGCTGCTCCGTACGCTCACCACCGCGGCCCGCTCGCACGAGATCACCGTGGTGCTGGCCACGCACGACGAGGAGACCGCGGCCGTCGCCGACCGCCGGGTCGCGCTGCTCGACGGCCGACCCGCCGGGACCGCCGCCGCCGTCGGCGGTCCTTCCGACGAGACCCCGGAGGGCCAGGCCGCGTGCTCGCTCTCCGCCTAG
- a CDS encoding LOG family protein encodes MVNADIEIETLAEFDQVVARGSLNGYRIQSVNLLERTFALLSADTSAAVFLGCAMEPDASAKVRADGALVFPPVPDLPFNPYRGLLYTADELFAGLSAGYEATPDAQSYAWFQETKADGDVFSSMLRSVHDDAVSDALDEHLAGARVVGVMGGHAMARGGLDYQGAAELGRELSRSGLTVATGGGPGAMEAANLGAYLAPAPDHALAEALEILAKAPSFAPSVSDWAQAAFAVRDRWPGGGDSVGIPTWFYGHEPPNAFAGHIAKYFANATREDGLLARSNAGVVFLPGAAGTLQEIFDNATPNYYGSRGEPTPMVLVGRTHWTEHLPAWPLLRALARGREMESRIALVDSVAEVPAVLASMK; translated from the coding sequence ATGGTCAACGCAGACATCGAGATCGAGACGCTCGCCGAATTCGACCAGGTCGTCGCCCGCGGCTCGCTCAACGGCTACCGGATCCAGTCGGTCAACCTGCTGGAGCGTACGTTCGCCCTGCTGTCCGCCGACACCTCCGCGGCCGTCTTCCTGGGCTGCGCGATGGAGCCCGACGCGTCGGCCAAGGTGCGCGCGGACGGCGCGCTGGTCTTCCCGCCGGTGCCTGACCTTCCCTTCAACCCGTACCGCGGCCTGCTGTACACCGCCGACGAGCTGTTCGCGGGGCTGTCCGCCGGCTACGAGGCCACCCCGGACGCCCAGTCGTACGCCTGGTTCCAGGAGACCAAGGCGGACGGCGACGTCTTCTCCTCGATGCTGCGCTCCGTCCACGACGACGCCGTCTCCGACGCCCTCGACGAGCACCTCGCCGGCGCCCGGGTGGTCGGCGTCATGGGCGGCCACGCGATGGCCCGCGGCGGCCTGGACTACCAGGGCGCGGCGGAACTCGGCCGGGAGCTGTCCCGGTCCGGGCTGACGGTGGCCACCGGCGGCGGCCCCGGCGCGATGGAGGCCGCCAACCTCGGCGCCTACCTGGCTCCGGCCCCGGACCACGCCCTTGCGGAGGCCCTGGAGATCCTGGCCAAGGCCCCGTCCTTCGCGCCCTCGGTCTCCGACTGGGCGCAGGCGGCGTTCGCCGTACGGGACCGCTGGCCCGGCGGCGGCGACTCGGTGGGGATCCCCACCTGGTTCTACGGGCACGAGCCGCCGAACGCCTTCGCCGGCCACATCGCCAAGTACTTCGCGAACGCCACCCGGGAAGACGGGCTGCTCGCCCGGTCCAACGCGGGCGTCGTCTTCCTCCCGGGCGCCGCGGGCACCCTGCAGGAGATCTTCGACAACGCCACGCCGAACTACTACGGGTCGCGGGGCGAGCCGACCCCGATGGTGCTGGTCGGGCGTACGCACTGGACCGAGCACCTGCCCGCGTGGCCGCTGCTCCGGGCGCTGGCGCGCGGCCGTGAGATGGAGTCCCGGATCGCGCTGGTCGATTCGGTGGCCGAGGTCCCCGCCGTACTCGCTTCGATGAAGTGA
- a CDS encoding ABC transporter ATP-binding protein, whose product MTLLELAGVSVRFGERAVLDALDSVDLAVAEHEIVCVLGPSGSGKSTLLRVVAGLQPVSAGRVLLGGADQARVPVHRRGVGLMFQDHQLFPHRDVGGNVAFGLRMGGSGRGACGARVAELLELVGLPGAQGRSVSSLSGGEQQRVALARALAPSPRLLMLDEPLGQLDRGLRERLVVELRGLFSRLGTTVLAVTHDQGEAFALADRVVVMQDGRIAQAGTPLEVWQRPASEFVARFLGFENVVPARVSGGAAVTAWGKVLVPAGSPEGERRILIRPAGVVLAAAGLRCEVLARTFRGTHVALRLRPETGPELEAECGLAGAPAVGDRVAVAFAPAEVVVLPAG is encoded by the coding sequence ATGACGTTGCTCGAACTGGCCGGGGTGTCGGTCCGCTTCGGCGAGCGTGCCGTCCTCGACGCACTGGACTCCGTGGATCTCGCGGTCGCCGAGCACGAGATCGTGTGCGTGCTCGGGCCGAGCGGGAGCGGCAAGTCCACGCTGCTGCGGGTCGTCGCCGGGCTCCAGCCGGTCTCCGCCGGGCGGGTCCTGCTCGGCGGTGCGGACCAGGCGCGGGTGCCGGTGCACCGGCGCGGGGTCGGCCTGATGTTCCAGGACCACCAGCTGTTCCCGCACCGGGACGTGGGCGGCAACGTCGCGTTCGGGCTGCGCATGGGGGGCTCCGGCCGGGGGGCCTGCGGGGCCCGGGTCGCGGAACTGCTGGAGCTGGTCGGGCTGCCCGGGGCCCAGGGCCGGTCGGTGTCCTCCCTGTCGGGCGGTGAGCAGCAACGGGTCGCCCTGGCCCGGGCGCTGGCCCCCTCGCCGCGGCTGCTGATGTTGGACGAACCGCTGGGGCAGCTGGACCGGGGGCTGCGCGAGCGGCTGGTGGTGGAGCTGCGGGGGCTGTTCTCCCGGCTCGGGACCACGGTGCTGGCCGTCACCCACGACCAGGGCGAGGCCTTCGCCCTGGCCGACCGGGTGGTGGTGATGCAGGACGGGCGGATCGCGCAGGCCGGGACCCCGCTGGAGGTGTGGCAGCGGCCGGCCTCGGAGTTCGTGGCGCGGTTCCTCGGGTTCGAGAACGTGGTCCCGGCGCGGGTGTCCGGCGGGGCGGCGGTGACGGCCTGGGGCAAGGTCCTGGTGCCGGCCGGATCCCCGGAGGGCGAGCGGCGGATCCTGATCCGGCCGGCGGGCGTGGTGCTCGCCGCGGCGGGGCTGCGGTGTGAGGTGCTCGCGAGGACGTTCCGTGGGACGCATGTGGCGCTGCGGCTGCGGCCGGAGACGGGGCCGGAGCTGGAGGCGGAGTGCGGGTTGGCCGGCGCCCCGGCCGTGGGGGACCGGGTGGCAGTGGCCTTCGCTCCGGCCGAGGTGGTCGTCCTGCCGGCGGGGTAG
- a CDS encoding ABC transporter permease, with amino-acid sequence MVLARREVERESTPAKEGVRGTAVRLALMAVPLAFFALFFAYPVAAIVGRGIKTEDGWQFGRIGEVLARPDIADVLWFTTWQALASTVLTLLIALPGAYVFARFEFPGKQLLRAVVTVPFVLPTVVVGTAFLALVGRGGLLDELWGVRLDTTVWAILLAHVFFNYAVVVRTVGGLWAQLDPRQEEAARVLGAGRFAAWRRVTLPALGPAVAAASLMVFLFTFTSFGVVQILGGPSYATLEVEVYRQTAQLLDLPTAAVLTMVQFVAVGLILGIHAWTVRRRETALRLVDPARTAHRPSGPGQRALLGGVLLTVALLIVAPLLVLVERSFDVPGGYGLGFYRALQDAGAGGGTFLVPPLEAIWNSLQYALAATAIALMIGGLAAAALTRRGGRFVRGFDALLMLPLGVSAVTVGFGFLITLDEPPLDLRTSWILVPLAQALVGVPFVVRTMLPVLRAVDVRLREAAAVLGASPLRAWREVDLPLVRRALLIAAGFAFAVSLGEFGATVFIARPDRPTLPVAVARLLGRAGELNYGQAMALSTILMLVCAVSLLVLERLRPDKTSGEF; translated from the coding sequence ATGGTCCTCGCTCGTCGTGAAGTAGAACGCGAGAGCACTCCTGCGAAGGAGGGCGTACGCGGTACGGCCGTCAGGCTCGCCCTGATGGCCGTACCGCTCGCCTTCTTCGCGCTGTTCTTCGCCTATCCCGTCGCCGCGATCGTCGGCCGCGGGATCAAGACCGAGGACGGCTGGCAGTTCGGCCGGATCGGCGAGGTGCTGGCCCGGCCCGACATCGCCGACGTGCTCTGGTTCACCACCTGGCAGGCGCTCGCGTCCACGGTGCTCACGCTCCTGATCGCACTCCCCGGCGCGTACGTCTTCGCGCGCTTCGAGTTCCCCGGCAAACAACTGCTGCGGGCGGTGGTCACGGTCCCGTTCGTGCTGCCGACGGTGGTGGTCGGCACGGCCTTCCTGGCGCTGGTCGGGCGGGGCGGACTGCTGGACGAGCTGTGGGGCGTCCGGCTGGACACCACCGTGTGGGCGATCCTGCTCGCGCACGTCTTCTTCAACTACGCCGTCGTCGTACGGACGGTCGGCGGGCTCTGGGCGCAGCTCGACCCGCGCCAGGAGGAGGCCGCCCGGGTGCTGGGTGCCGGGCGGTTCGCCGCCTGGCGGCGGGTGACGCTGCCCGCGCTCGGGCCGGCCGTGGCCGCCGCCTCGCTGATGGTGTTCCTGTTCACCTTCACCTCCTTCGGCGTCGTGCAGATCCTGGGCGGGCCCTCGTACGCCACCCTCGAGGTGGAGGTCTACCGGCAGACCGCGCAGCTGCTGGACCTGCCGACGGCCGCCGTCCTCACGATGGTGCAGTTCGTGGCGGTCGGCCTGATCCTCGGCATCCACGCCTGGACCGTGCGCAGGCGCGAGACCGCCCTGCGGCTCGTGGACCCGGCGCGGACCGCACACCGGCCGAGCGGGCCCGGGCAGCGCGCCCTGCTGGGCGGGGTGCTGCTGACGGTGGCGCTGCTGATCGTGGCCCCGCTGCTGGTGCTGGTGGAACGGTCCTTCGACGTTCCGGGCGGGTACGGGCTCGGCTTCTACCGGGCGCTCCAGGACGCGGGCGCCGGCGGCGGAACGTTCCTCGTGCCGCCGCTGGAGGCGATCTGGAACTCCTTGCAGTACGCGCTCGCCGCCACCGCCATCGCCCTGATGATCGGGGGGCTCGCGGCCGCGGCACTGACCCGGCGCGGGGGCCGGTTCGTGCGCGGGTTCGATGCGCTGCTGATGCTTCCGCTCGGGGTTTCGGCGGTGACCGTCGGCTTCGGGTTCCTGATCACCCTGGACGAGCCGCCGCTGGACCTGCGGACCTCGTGGATCCTGGTGCCGCTGGCCCAGGCGCTGGTTGGCGTGCCGTTCGTCGTACGGACCATGCTGCCGGTGCTGCGCGCCGTCGACGTCCGGCTGCGCGAGGCCGCCGCCGTGCTCGGGGCGTCCCCGCTGCGGGCCTGGCGGGAGGTGGACCTGCCGCTGGTGCGGCGGGCGCTGCTGATCGCGGCCGGGTTCGCCTTCGCCGTCTCGCTGGGGGAATTCGGCGCGACCGTCTTCATCGCGCGACCCGACCGTCCGACGCTGCCGGTGGCCGTGGCGCGGCTGCTGGGGCGGGCCGGTGAGCTCAACTACGGGCAGGCGATGGCCCTGAGCACGATTCTGATGCTGGTGTGCGCGGTGTCCCTGCTGGTGCTGGAGCGGCTGCGCCCCGACAAGACCTCGGGAGAGTTCTGA
- a CDS encoding thiamine ABC transporter substrate-binding protein, with translation MSTTKKFAGAALAAALGVATLSACGGGDAKDKSAGGGSEAPKSKTVTLVSHDSFNVTDTVLKEFEQQSGYTVKVLKSGDAGAALNQEILTKGSPRGDVFFGVDNTLLSRALDNGIFTPYEAKGLADVKPEYVLDKEHRVTPIDSGDICVNYDKAYFADKKLAPPQTLDDLIKPEYKNLLVTENAATSSPGLGFLLASVGKYGDGGWKDYWTKLKANGVEVVDGWEQAYNERFSGSAGGKKAKGDRPLVVSYASSPPVEVLYGEPQPAEAPTGVSTGTCFRQVEFAGLLKGAKNEEGGKALLDFLVSKKFQEDMPLQMFVNPVVKDAKLPELFTKHGVVIEKPENVAPETIAKNREQWVKTWSSLVVK, from the coding sequence GTGAGCACCACCAAGAAGTTCGCGGGCGCAGCGCTCGCGGCCGCGCTCGGCGTCGCCACGCTCAGCGCCTGTGGCGGCGGAGACGCCAAGGACAAGTCCGCGGGCGGCGGGAGCGAGGCGCCGAAGTCCAAGACGGTCACGCTCGTCTCGCACGACTCCTTCAACGTGACCGACACGGTCCTCAAGGAGTTCGAGCAGCAGAGCGGCTACACCGTCAAGGTCCTGAAGTCCGGGGACGCGGGCGCCGCCCTCAACCAGGAGATCCTCACCAAGGGCTCCCCGCGCGGCGACGTCTTCTTCGGTGTCGACAACACGCTCCTCTCGCGCGCCCTCGACAACGGGATCTTCACGCCGTACGAGGCCAAGGGCCTGGCCGACGTGAAGCCCGAGTACGTGCTCGACAAGGAGCACCGGGTCACCCCGATCGACTCCGGCGACATCTGCGTCAACTACGACAAGGCGTATTTCGCCGACAAGAAGCTCGCCCCGCCGCAGACGCTGGATGACCTGATCAAGCCCGAGTACAAGAACCTGCTGGTCACCGAGAACGCGGCGACCTCCTCGCCGGGCCTCGGCTTCCTCCTCGCCTCCGTCGGCAAGTACGGCGATGGGGGCTGGAAGGACTACTGGACGAAGCTCAAGGCCAACGGCGTCGAGGTCGTCGACGGCTGGGAGCAGGCCTACAACGAGCGCTTCTCGGGCTCCGCGGGCGGCAAGAAGGCCAAGGGCGACCGCCCGCTGGTCGTCTCCTACGCCTCCAGCCCGCCGGTCGAGGTCCTGTACGGCGAGCCGCAGCCGGCCGAGGCCCCCACGGGCGTCTCCACCGGCACCTGCTTCCGCCAGGTCGAGTTCGCGGGCCTGCTCAAGGGCGCGAAGAACGAGGAGGGCGGCAAGGCGCTCCTGGACTTCCTGGTGAGCAAGAAGTTCCAGGAGGACATGCCGCTGCAGATGTTCGTGAACCCGGTGGTCAAGGACGCGAAGCTGCCGGAGCTGTTCACGAAGCACGGCGTGGTCATCGAGAAGCCCGAGAACGTCGCTCCCGAGACCATCGCCAAGAACCGTGAGCAGTGGGTCAAGACATGGTCCTCGCTCGTCGTGAAGTAG